Proteins from a genomic interval of Dunckerocampus dactyliophorus isolate RoL2022-P2 chromosome 5, RoL_Ddac_1.1, whole genome shotgun sequence:
- the LOC129181858 gene encoding nuclear receptor-interacting protein 3-like has product MFSGMRPENRGESGILDAARLRQQRRLKQAVQFLHKDSADLLPLDGLKKLGTSKQGQPHHILQKRLLEAKLSSRGRMGVCGLSPGNNNFLQLKRNHSKSLDKDDPDEDDFIYVACKCLGQEVHVLIDTGCKMNLMSSATVDRLGVKGLMEENKLETDAFPFQRKLHMDASIQELSITIGQMKINCSFAVVESNKPLMCLGSKTLKSHKCVIDTEGQTFTFGRTTREQVHFVKKTERNV; this is encoded by the exons ATGTTTAGTGGGATGCGGCCGGAGAACCGCGGGGAGTCTGGCATCCTGGACGCTGCGAGGCTCAGGCAGCAGAGGAGGCTGAAGCAGGCGGTCCAATTCCTTCACAAAGACTCGGCGGACCTGCTGCCTTTGGATGGACTCAAAAAGCTCGGAACATCCAAGCAAGGA CAGCCGCATCACATCCTCCAGAAGCGGCTGCTGGAGGCCAAGCTGTCGTCCCGGGGAAGGATGGGCGTGTGCGGGCTGTCACCAGGCAACAACAACTTCCTCCAGCTGAAGCGCAATCACTCCAAGTCGCTAGACAAGGATGATCCTGACGAGGATGACTTCATCTATGTGGCCTGCAAG TGTTTAGGGCAGGAAGTCCATGTGTTGATTGACACAGGCTGCAAAATGAATCTGATGTCCTCAGCAACTGTGGACAGATTAGG TGTGAAGGGACTGATGGAGGAGAACAAACTGGAGACGGACGCTTTCCCGTTCCAGCGTAAACTTCACATGGATGCTTCCATCCAGGAGCTCAGCATCACCATTGGCCAAATGAAAATCAACTGCTCCTTTGCTGTCGTGG AAAGTAACAAGCCACTGATGTGTCTGGGCAGCAAGACATTAAAGTCACACAAG TGTGTCATCGACACTGAGGGTCAGACCTTCACCTTTGGGAGAACCACCAGGGAGCAAGTTCACTTTGTGAAAAAGACAGAAAG aAATGTGTAA